The Streptomyces seoulensis genome contains a region encoding:
- a CDS encoding amidase → MSSWAGRTAADIAAAVREKRVTPRGVVAEHLARIAELDGRVGAFRTVRAEAALAEADEVGARPDLAGLPLAGVPVAVKDNLGVRGESTRNGSAATPDTPAADDHVTVARLRAAGAVVVGLTNVPELCVFGTTEGVYGTARSPWDLTRTAGGSSGGSAAAVAAGLVPLALGNDGMGSLRIPAAACGLVTLKPGHGVVPAGIGHGDWFGMSENGPLATTVEDLRLMLGVLAETAFPAPEERAPKRIAAAVRSPLAGVGVSEPFRSAVREAAGLLNGAGHTVRRAEPPYPLDLGLTALRHWTAGTAVDSAELDPARLARRTRTHAAVGRRFVRSVRTGETRDRLRARLLPFFTEYDVLLTPALARRSPAAAPWHERSWLANVAVNTASSPFTPVWNLTGWPAMSVPFGALPSGAPAAVQLVGRPGTEAELLSVAEDLERLRPWTRTAPLA, encoded by the coding sequence GTGAGTAGCTGGGCCGGCCGTACGGCCGCCGACATCGCCGCCGCCGTCCGCGAGAAGCGGGTCACTCCTCGTGGGGTGGTGGCGGAGCATCTCGCGCGGATCGCTGAACTGGACGGACGGGTCGGCGCGTTCCGCACCGTGCGCGCGGAGGCGGCCCTGGCGGAGGCGGACGAGGTCGGCGCCCGCCCGGATCTGGCCGGACTCCCGCTGGCCGGTGTGCCGGTGGCGGTGAAGGACAACCTCGGCGTGCGCGGCGAGTCCACCCGCAACGGCTCGGCCGCCACACCGGACACCCCCGCCGCCGACGACCATGTGACCGTGGCCCGGCTGCGCGCGGCGGGCGCGGTGGTGGTGGGTCTGACGAACGTGCCCGAGCTGTGCGTGTTCGGCACCACCGAGGGCGTGTACGGCACGGCCCGCAGCCCCTGGGACCTGACCCGCACGGCCGGCGGCTCGTCCGGGGGCAGCGCGGCGGCGGTCGCGGCGGGTCTGGTGCCGCTGGCGCTCGGCAACGACGGCATGGGCTCGCTGCGCATCCCGGCGGCGGCCTGCGGTCTGGTGACGCTGAAGCCGGGTCACGGCGTGGTCCCGGCGGGCATCGGCCACGGCGACTGGTTCGGCATGTCGGAGAACGGCCCGCTGGCGACCACGGTCGAGGATCTGCGGCTGATGCTCGGGGTCCTGGCCGAGACCGCGTTCCCGGCACCGGAGGAGCGGGCGCCGAAGCGGATCGCGGCTGCGGTGCGCAGCCCGCTGGCCGGAGTGGGCGTGAGCGAGCCGTTCCGCTCCGCGGTCCGGGAGGCGGCGGGCCTGCTGAACGGCGCCGGGCACACGGTACGGCGGGCCGAGCCGCCCTACCCGCTCGACCTGGGCCTGACCGCGCTGCGGCACTGGACGGCCGGTACGGCGGTGGACTCGGCCGAGCTCGACCCGGCCCGGCTCGCCCGGCGCACCCGCACGCACGCGGCCGTCGGCCGGCGCTTCGTCCGCTCGGTGCGGACCGGCGAGACCCGCGACCGGCTGCGCGCCCGCCTGTTGCCGTTCTTCACCGAGTACGACGTGCTGCTCACCCCGGCGCTGGCCCGCCGCTCCCCCGCCGCCGCGCCCTGGCACGAGCGGAGCTGGCTCGCCAACGTGGCGGTCAACACGGCGAGTTCACCCTTCACCCCGGTGTGGAACCTGACCGGCTGGCCCGCGATGTCGGTGCCCTTCGGGGCGCTGCCGAGCGGCGCTCCGGCGGCGGTGCAGTTGGTGGGCCGTCCCGGCACGGAGGCGGAACTGCTGTCCGTCGCGGAGGACTTGGAGCGGCTGCGTCCCTGGACGCGTACGGCGCCGCTGGCCTAG
- a CDS encoding GNAT family N-acetyltransferase, translated as MLIREAEAGDWPRIWPVWHRIVSAGDTYSWDPGTPEEAARALWMKSPGRVYVAEDADGALLGSAYLTPNYGGPAAHVANAGFMVDPDQAGRGVGRALAEHVLAEAKAQGFSAMVFNAVVETNPAVRLWTSLGFSILGTVPDAFDHPRDGRVGLHIMHKVL; from the coding sequence ATGCTGATCAGAGAAGCCGAGGCCGGGGACTGGCCCCGCATCTGGCCCGTCTGGCACCGCATCGTCTCCGCCGGTGACACCTACTCCTGGGACCCCGGCACCCCCGAGGAAGCCGCCCGCGCCCTCTGGATGAAGTCACCCGGACGGGTGTACGTGGCCGAGGACGCCGACGGCGCCCTGCTCGGCTCGGCCTACCTCACCCCGAACTACGGCGGACCCGCCGCGCACGTGGCCAACGCCGGCTTCATGGTCGACCCCGACCAGGCCGGGCGTGGCGTCGGCCGGGCACTGGCCGAACACGTCCTCGCCGAGGCGAAGGCCCAGGGCTTCAGCGCGATGGTCTTCAACGCCGTCGTCGAGACCAACCCCGCCGTCCGCCTCTGGACCTCCCTGGGCTTCAGCATCCTGGGCACCGTCCCGGACGCCTTCGACCACCCCCGCGACGGCAGGGTCGGGCTGCACATCATGCACAAGGTGCTCTAG
- a CDS encoding SDR family NAD(P)-dependent oxidoreductase → MTVTEGGSASTDAVSADATAVDEVVYGPGIDPERLAVCLSVLEELDRIDVDHPDAIQVRRATSHIYRTVKQRRRQERRAAKTAHDRNVTEATATGSAERIDDETEGILPTSKIEAGRIAGILQRPRSCYICKQRYTEVDYFYHQLCQGCATENRTRREARADLTGKRALLTGGRAKIGMYIALMLLRDGAHTTITTRFPKDAIRRFKAMEDSAEWMHRLEVVGIDLRDPAQAVALADQVAEAGPLDILINNATQTVRRLPSAYAALVDGESAPLPAGELPAHHVIGAFNSGAVDGLAALPVGTSGLEAQKVADLALVAGNASVARHLDGTAIDAGGLLPDVVDTNTWVQSIEQISPVELLETQLCNYTAPFILISKLRPAMAAAAKQAANGRAYVVNVSAMEGVFARGYKGAGHPNTNAAKAAMNMVTRTSGQEMFDTDRILMTSVDTGWITDERPHYDKLRLAEAGFHAPLDLVDGAARVYDPIVRGEQGEDLYGVFMKDYAPGKW, encoded by the coding sequence ATGACGGTGACAGAAGGCGGCTCGGCGTCCACGGACGCGGTGTCCGCGGACGCGACGGCCGTGGACGAGGTCGTGTACGGGCCGGGGATCGACCCGGAGCGCCTGGCCGTCTGCCTGAGCGTGCTGGAGGAGCTCGACCGGATCGACGTCGACCACCCCGACGCCATCCAGGTCCGCCGTGCCACCTCGCACATCTACCGCACGGTCAAGCAGCGCCGCCGCCAGGAGCGCCGGGCCGCCAAGACCGCGCACGACCGTAACGTCACCGAGGCCACCGCCACCGGCTCCGCCGAGCGCATCGACGACGAGACCGAGGGCATCCTGCCCACGTCCAAGATCGAGGCCGGCCGGATCGCGGGCATACTCCAGCGCCCCCGCTCCTGCTACATCTGCAAGCAGCGGTACACCGAGGTCGACTACTTCTACCACCAGCTCTGCCAGGGCTGCGCCACCGAGAACCGCACCCGCCGCGAGGCCCGCGCCGACCTCACCGGCAAGCGTGCCCTGCTCACCGGCGGCCGGGCCAAGATCGGCATGTACATCGCGCTGATGCTGCTGCGCGACGGCGCCCACACCACGATCACCACCCGGTTCCCCAAGGACGCCATCCGCCGCTTCAAGGCGATGGAGGACTCGGCGGAGTGGATGCACCGCCTGGAGGTCGTCGGCATCGACCTGCGCGACCCGGCCCAGGCGGTCGCCCTCGCGGACCAGGTCGCCGAGGCGGGACCGCTGGACATCCTGATCAACAACGCGACGCAGACCGTGCGCCGGCTGCCCTCCGCCTACGCGGCCCTGGTCGACGGCGAGAGCGCCCCGCTGCCCGCCGGTGAGCTCCCCGCCCACCACGTCATCGGCGCCTTCAACTCCGGCGCGGTCGACGGTCTGGCCGCGCTGCCCGTCGGCACCAGCGGCCTGGAGGCCCAGAAGGTCGCCGACCTGGCCCTGGTCGCGGGCAACGCCAGCGTCGCCCGGCACCTCGACGGCACCGCCATCGACGCGGGCGGCCTGCTGCCCGACGTCGTCGACACCAACACCTGGGTGCAGTCCATCGAGCAGATCTCCCCCGTGGAACTGCTGGAGACCCAGCTCTGCAACTACACCGCGCCGTTCATCCTGATCAGCAAGCTCCGCCCGGCCATGGCGGCCGCCGCGAAGCAGGCGGCCAACGGGCGCGCGTACGTCGTGAACGTCTCGGCGATGGAGGGCGTCTTCGCCCGCGGTTACAAGGGCGCCGGCCACCCCAACACCAACGCGGCCAAGGCCGCGATGAACATGGTGACCCGGACCAGCGGCCAGGAGATGTTCGACACCGACCGCATCCTCATGACCTCGGTCGACACCGGCTGGATCACCGACGAGCGCCCGCACTACGACAAACTGCGCCTGGCCGAGGCCGGTTTCCACGCCCCGCTGGACCTGGTCGACGGCGCTGCCCGCGTGTACGACCCGATCGTGCGCGGCGAGCAGGGCGAGGACCTGTACGGCGTCTTCATGAAGGACTACGCGCCCGGCAAGTGGTGA
- a CDS encoding wax ester/triacylglycerol synthase family O-acyltransferase, protein MTSDLLAPLDLAFWNMESARYPMHLGALGVFATRSPAAGAHAADLLASRAAAVPGLRMRIRDVWQPLAFGGATREPVPDFDPLDHVRLHAPTDDFQGMAGRLMQRPLRRGRPPWEAHVLPGADGVSFAVLFKFHHALADGLRALKLAASLLDPVDLPERGPRPAEQRPGLLSEVRTLPGRVPDLVRGAVSDMGRALDIGASLARSTLGMRPAPALASAPSGTRRTAGAVLDIDDVHRVRKSAGGTVNDVLIAVVAGALRRWLEERGDGSEGVAPRALIPVSRRRPRTAQPQGNRLSGYLMRLPVADPDPLARLETVRAAMLRNKDAGADRGAGAVALLADHVPALGHRLGGPLVGQAARLWFDILVTSVPLPGIGLKLGGHELAEVFPLAPLAPGQSLAVAVSTYRGRVHYGLVADARAVPDLDVLARALTDEMEMLLTACEV, encoded by the coding sequence TTGACTTCCGATCTGCTCGCCCCTCTCGACCTCGCCTTCTGGAACATGGAGTCCGCCCGGTATCCCATGCACCTCGGCGCGCTCGGCGTCTTCGCCACGCGGTCGCCCGCCGCCGGCGCGCACGCCGCCGATCTGCTGGCCTCCCGCGCCGCCGCCGTCCCCGGCCTGCGCATGCGCATCCGCGACGTCTGGCAGCCCCTCGCCTTCGGCGGCGCCACCCGCGAGCCCGTACCGGACTTCGACCCGCTGGACCACGTGCGGCTGCACGCCCCGACCGACGACTTCCAGGGCATGGCGGGACGGCTCATGCAGCGCCCCCTCAGGCGCGGACGGCCGCCGTGGGAGGCGCATGTGCTGCCCGGCGCGGACGGGGTGTCCTTCGCCGTGCTGTTCAAGTTCCACCACGCCCTCGCCGACGGCCTGCGCGCCCTGAAGCTGGCCGCCTCCCTGCTCGACCCCGTCGACCTGCCCGAACGCGGCCCGCGCCCCGCCGAGCAGCGGCCCGGCCTGCTCTCCGAGGTGCGCACGCTGCCCGGACGCGTCCCCGACCTGGTCAGGGGTGCCGTCTCCGACATGGGCCGGGCCCTGGACATCGGCGCCTCGCTGGCCCGCTCCACCCTCGGCATGCGCCCCGCCCCGGCGCTGGCCTCCGCGCCCAGCGGCACCCGTCGCACCGCCGGGGCCGTGCTCGACATCGACGACGTGCACCGGGTCCGCAAGAGCGCCGGGGGCACGGTGAACGACGTACTGATCGCCGTGGTCGCCGGTGCCCTGCGCCGCTGGCTGGAGGAGCGCGGGGACGGCAGCGAGGGTGTCGCCCCGCGCGCCCTCATCCCGGTGTCCCGGCGCCGCCCGCGCACCGCCCAGCCGCAGGGCAACCGGCTCTCCGGGTACCTGATGCGGCTCCCGGTCGCCGACCCCGACCCGCTGGCCCGGCTGGAGACGGTGCGCGCCGCGATGCTCCGCAACAAGGACGCGGGCGCCGACCGGGGCGCGGGCGCCGTCGCCCTGCTCGCCGACCACGTCCCCGCGCTCGGGCACCGGCTCGGCGGACCGCTGGTCGGGCAGGCGGCCCGGCTCTGGTTCGACATCCTCGTCACCAGCGTCCCGCTGCCCGGCATCGGCCTGAAGCTCGGCGGCCACGAGCTGGCCGAGGTCTTCCCGCTCGCCCCGCTCGCCCCCGGCCAGTCCCTGGCCGTGGCCGTCTCCACCTACCGGGGGCGCGTCCACTACGGGCTCGTCGCGGACGCCCGCGCGGTGCCCGACCTCGACGTGCTGGCCCGCGCGCTCACCGACGAGATGGAGATGCTGCTCACAGCCTGCGAGGTCTGA
- a CDS encoding GH92 family glycosyl hydrolase, with amino-acid sequence MRGTRRTRLCLAGVMAASALAATPARAAEPSDGHLTDLVNPFIGTQNEGNTFPGAAVPFGMVQLSPDTGHRTGYDHTHDHIRGFSLLHVSGVGCRIGGDLPVLPTTGEVTATDNARYAAAFSHDDEEASPGYYRVGLGTGIRAELTATARTGVQRYTFPATKQANVLLNAAQSLHKPGGAEVEILDDRTVRTKISGHGFCRDTGPYTVYTVTRFDRPFTAFGAWDAGAVTAGARSGTGGAYVRFDTTEDRTVEATTALSYVDARGAAANLRAEGGPSFDTVRRRAREAWERRLATVRVRGGDPALRRTFYSSLYRSFLAPNIGSDADGRYLGWDQRPHRARGFTYYQNWSLWDTYRTQAQLLGLLAPREARDMARSVVRIDEDGGWLPKWGYGAVETNIMTGDPVTPFLTTAFHLGLLKGFEDRAYEALRKNADGVPPTAFPGVGREANAEYLAHGFAPYIKGRPYAKVGDSDYHFGASATLEYALSDAMLAQMARALGHHGDAARFAARSRNYRNLFDPATGFFRARDASGAFTGSADPARGTGFHEGTAWQYQWLVPQDLPGMIGLIGGKAAAERRLDTFFAYDRLLADPELTARQVWVHGDPYDYYNADKYNPQNEPDLIAPYTYLSTGQPWKTTDVVHAALTLFTDTPTGMTGNDDLGTMSAWNVLTSIGVFPVQPGHDTWGLSTPVFDRVDLTLDRRYWPTGALTVTAPGTSAADRYIQTVRTDRRAHERTYLTTRALRSLRTLAFTVGPRPSGWGTAPDAAPPALK; translated from the coding sequence ATGAGAGGGACCCGGCGCACCCGGCTGTGCCTGGCCGGGGTGATGGCAGCGTCAGCGCTGGCCGCCACCCCCGCCCGCGCGGCCGAACCGTCCGACGGCCACCTCACCGATCTGGTCAACCCGTTCATCGGGACCCAGAACGAGGGCAACACCTTCCCCGGCGCGGCCGTGCCGTTCGGCATGGTGCAGCTCTCCCCGGACACCGGGCACAGAACGGGCTACGACCACACCCACGACCACATCCGCGGCTTCTCCCTGCTCCATGTCTCCGGCGTCGGCTGCCGCATCGGCGGCGACCTGCCCGTGCTGCCCACCACCGGCGAGGTCACCGCCACCGACAACGCCCGCTACGCCGCCGCCTTCTCCCACGACGACGAGGAGGCGAGCCCCGGCTACTACCGCGTCGGCCTCGGCACCGGCATCCGCGCCGAACTCACCGCCACCGCCCGCACCGGCGTCCAGCGCTACACCTTCCCGGCCACGAAGCAGGCCAACGTCCTGCTCAACGCCGCCCAGTCGCTGCACAAGCCGGGCGGCGCCGAGGTGGAGATCCTCGACGACCGCACCGTACGCACGAAGATCTCCGGCCACGGCTTCTGCCGGGACACCGGCCCGTACACCGTCTACACCGTCACCCGGTTCGACAGGCCCTTCACCGCGTTCGGCGCCTGGGACGCCGGCGCGGTCACGGCCGGGGCGCGGAGCGGGACGGGCGGGGCGTACGTCCGCTTCGACACCACCGAGGACCGCACCGTCGAGGCGACCACCGCCCTGTCCTACGTCGACGCGCGCGGCGCCGCCGCCAACCTGCGCGCCGAGGGCGGCCCGTCCTTCGACACCGTGCGACGGCGGGCCCGCGAGGCGTGGGAACGCAGGCTGGCGACCGTCCGGGTGCGCGGCGGCGACCCGGCGCTGCGCCGCACCTTCTACTCCTCGCTCTACCGCTCGTTCCTCGCGCCCAACATCGGCAGCGACGCCGACGGCCGCTATCTCGGCTGGGACCAGAGGCCGCACCGCGCACGGGGCTTCACCTACTACCAGAACTGGTCCCTGTGGGACACCTACCGCACCCAGGCGCAGCTCCTGGGCCTGCTCGCCCCGCGCGAGGCCCGTGACATGGCGCGCTCCGTGGTGCGGATCGACGAGGACGGCGGCTGGCTGCCCAAGTGGGGGTACGGCGCGGTCGAGACCAACATCATGACCGGCGACCCGGTGACCCCCTTCCTCACCACCGCCTTCCATCTCGGCCTGCTGAAGGGCTTCGAGGACCGGGCCTACGAGGCACTCAGGAAGAACGCCGACGGCGTGCCGCCCACCGCCTTCCCGGGGGTCGGCCGCGAGGCCAACGCCGAGTACCTGGCGCACGGTTTCGCGCCCTACATCAAGGGCCGTCCCTACGCCAAGGTCGGTGACTCCGACTACCACTTCGGCGCCTCCGCCACCCTGGAGTACGCCCTCTCCGACGCCATGCTCGCCCAGATGGCCCGCGCCCTCGGCCACCACGGCGACGCCGCCCGCTTCGCCGCCCGGTCCCGGAACTACCGCAACCTCTTCGACCCCGCCACCGGCTTCTTCCGCGCGCGCGACGCCTCCGGCGCCTTCACCGGCTCCGCCGACCCCGCCCGGGGCACCGGCTTCCACGAGGGCACCGCCTGGCAGTACCAGTGGCTGGTGCCCCAGGACCTGCCCGGCATGATCGGCCTGATCGGCGGCAAGGCCGCGGCCGAACGGCGCCTGGACACCTTCTTCGCCTACGACAGGCTGCTCGCCGACCCCGAACTGACCGCCCGCCAGGTGTGGGTGCACGGCGACCCGTACGACTACTACAACGCCGACAAGTACAACCCGCAGAACGAACCCGACCTGATCGCCCCCTACACCTACCTGTCCACCGGCCAGCCCTGGAAGACCACCGACGTGGTGCACGCCGCGCTGACCCTGTTCACCGACACCCCGACCGGCATGACCGGCAACGACGACCTCGGCACCATGTCCGCCTGGAACGTGCTGACCTCCATCGGCGTCTTCCCGGTCCAGCCCGGCCACGACACCTGGGGCCTGTCCACCCCCGTCTTCGACCGCGTCGACCTCACCCTGGACCGCCGCTACTGGCCCACCGGCGCCCTCACCGTCACCGCACCCGGCACCTCGGCCGCCGACCGCTACATCCAGACCGTCCGCACCGACCGCAGAGCGCACGAGCGCACGTACCTGACGACCCGCGCGCTGCGCTCGCTGCGGACGCTCGCGTTCACGGTCGGCCCGCGCCCGTCCGGGTGGGGCACGGCACCCGACGCGGCACCCCCCGCACTGAAGTGA
- the glgC gene encoding glucose-1-phosphate adenylyltransferase — translation MRRGGPSVLGIVLAGGEGKRLMPLTTDRAKPAVTFGGTYRLVDFVLSNLVNADVLRICVLTQYKSHSLDRHVTTTWRMSSLLGNYVTPVPAQQRLGPRWYLGSADAILQSLNLVHDEQPEYVAVFGADHVYRMDPRQMLHQHIEGGAGVTVAGIRVPRSESSSFGVITPGSDGRTVQRFLEKPTDPPGLPDDPASVFASMGNYVFTTKVLIEALQRDAEDEQSAHDMGGSILPQLTGRGEAQLYDFQDNHVPGETTRDQGYWRDVGTLDAYYESHMDLIAERPAFNLYNRQWPIYTHSGQLSPARFSAGGIASESIISAGCLIRGQVSRSVLSPGVRVDPGAVVQGSVLHDNVRVGRGAVVRGAVLDKNVEVPPGATIGVNPDRDAELYTVSQGGVIALGKGQLVT, via the coding sequence ATGCGCCGAGGAGGTCCTTCGGTTCTCGGGATCGTGCTGGCCGGCGGTGAGGGCAAGCGGCTGATGCCGCTCACCACGGACCGGGCCAAACCCGCGGTCACCTTCGGCGGCACCTACCGGCTGGTCGACTTCGTCCTGTCCAACCTGGTCAACGCCGACGTGCTGCGCATCTGCGTGCTCACCCAGTACAAGTCGCACTCGCTGGACCGGCACGTCACCACCACCTGGCGGATGTCCAGCCTGCTCGGCAACTACGTCACCCCTGTCCCCGCCCAGCAGCGCCTCGGCCCGCGCTGGTACCTCGGCAGCGCCGACGCCATCCTCCAGTCGCTGAACCTGGTCCACGACGAACAGCCCGAGTACGTGGCGGTGTTCGGCGCCGACCACGTCTACCGCATGGACCCCCGCCAGATGCTCCACCAGCACATCGAGGGCGGCGCGGGCGTCACCGTCGCCGGTATCCGGGTGCCGCGCTCGGAGTCCTCGTCGTTCGGTGTGATCACACCGGGCTCGGACGGCCGCACGGTCCAGCGCTTCCTGGAGAAGCCCACCGACCCGCCCGGCCTGCCCGACGACCCGGCCAGCGTCTTCGCCTCCATGGGCAACTACGTCTTCACCACCAAGGTCCTCATCGAGGCCCTCCAGCGGGACGCCGAGGACGAGCAGTCCGCGCACGACATGGGCGGCTCGATCCTGCCCCAGCTCACCGGCCGCGGCGAGGCCCAGCTCTACGACTTCCAGGACAACCACGTCCCCGGCGAGACCACCCGCGACCAGGGCTACTGGCGGGACGTGGGCACGCTCGACGCCTACTACGAGTCCCACATGGACCTGATAGCCGAGCGCCCCGCCTTCAACCTGTACAACCGGCAGTGGCCCATCTACACGCACTCGGGCCAGCTCTCCCCGGCCCGGTTCAGCGCGGGCGGCATCGCCAGCGAGTCCATCATCAGCGCCGGCTGCCTGATCCGCGGCCAGGTCAGCCGCTCGGTGCTCTCGCCCGGTGTACGGGTCGACCCCGGCGCGGTCGTCCAGGGCTCGGTGCTGCACGACAACGTGCGCGTCGGCCGGGGCGCGGTGGTGCGGGGCGCCGTGCTGGACAAGAACGTGGAGGTGCCGCCCGGCGCGACCATCGGCGTCAACCCCGACCGCGACGCCGAGCTGTACACCGTCTCCCAGGGCGGGGTGATCGCCCTGGGCAAGGGCCAGCTCGTCACCTGA